A genomic segment from Glycine max cultivar Williams 82 chromosome 1, Glycine_max_v4.0, whole genome shotgun sequence encodes:
- the LOC102667785 gene encoding UPF0496 protein At2g18630, whose amino-acid sequence MMGGQSSKIPSNSGVPTPIKMGTHSLYAADLNSYEAACVEDPNLQSLDATIQERTNRVITSLANGIEVRSISIESLGEMTGSLLEMNQDVAKVILECQQDIWNKKDRELFSLVEDFFENSLQTLNFCNALDKCLNRARGRHVIVKSAITCFEEEVQNGVEGSTYLKTLQELKGFKEAGDPFTEEFYSLFQSVYQQQASMLKKLKIRKQKLDKKLKSFKTLKRVSNAIFVAAFVSVLIFSVVAAAIAAPPVVTALAGALAVPIGSVGKWCNSLFKRYETALKGQRELISSMQVGSYITLVDLKNIRLRIDQLEIKIESMLQSSDFALRNEDAVKFAIDEIKKNIDIFAETIEALSKQADECSRQIRMARTVVVKKIINYTNTS is encoded by the coding sequence ATGATGGGAGGGCAATCCAGCAAGATACCTAGCAATAGTGGTGTTCCAACACCAATCAAAATGGGTACCCATTCTCTGTATGCGGCTGATTTGAACTCTTATGAGGCTGCGTGTGTTGAAGATCCAAACTTGCAATCCTTAGATGCTACCATTCAGGAGCGCACCAACAGGGTGATCACCTCTCTTGCTAATGGGATTGAGGTTCGTTCCATATCCATCGAGTCACTAGGGGAAATGACTGGTAGTTTGCTTGAAATGAATCAGGATGTTGCCAAAGTCATTCTAGAGTGCCAGCAAGATATATGGAACAAGAAGGACAGAGAGCTGTTCTCCCTGGTGGAGGACTTCTTTGAAAATAGCCTCCAGACATTGAACTTCTGCAACGCTCTTGATAAATGCTTGAATCGAGCTCGCGGAAGGCATGTTATAGTTAAGTCTGCGATTACCTGTTTTGAGGAAGAGGTGCAAAATGGGGTTGAAGGGTCCACTTATTTGAAGACTTTGCAAGAGCTTAAGGGTTTCAAGGAAGCCGGGGACCCCTTTACTGAGGAGTTTTATTCCTTGTTTCAGTCAGTTTATCAACAGCAGGCATCAATGCTgaagaaattgaaaattagGAAGCAAAAGCTTGATAAGAAACTGAAGTCCTTCAAGACATTGAAGAGGGTGTCAAATGCCATTTTTGTGGCTGCTTTCGTGTCTGTTTTGATATTCTCAGTGGTCGCAGCTGCCATTGCTGCACCGCCTGTTGTAACTGCTTTGGCTGGTGCATTGGCTGTTCCAATAGGCTCAGTGGGGAAATGGTGTAACTCTCTGTTTAAGCGATATGAGACAGCTTTAAAGGGCCAAAGAGAACTAATCAGTTCTATGCAAGTTGGTAGTTACATTACATTGGTGGACTTGAAAAACATTCGTTTGCGCATCGACCAATTGGAAATAAAGATAGAGTCCATGTTGCAGAGTTCTGATTTTGCTCTTAGAAATGAGGATGCTGTAAAGTTTGCCATAGATGAGATTAAGAAGAATATAGACATTTTTGCAGAGACCATTGAGGCGTTGAGTAAGCAAGCTGATGAATGTAGTCGGCAGATAAGGATGGCAAGGACAGTGGTTGTGAAAAAGATTATTAATTACACAAACACTAGCTGA
- the LOC100813186 gene encoding NEDD8-conjugating enzyme Ubc12-like, producing MIKLFKVKEKQRELAENASGGPPVKKQSAGELRLHKDISELNLPKSCTMQFPNGKDDLMNFEVSIRPDDGYYLGGTFLFSFQVSPIYPHEAPKVKCKTKVYHPNIDLEGNVCLNILREDWKPVLNINTVIYGLYHLFTEPNYEDPLNHDAAAVLRENPKMFESNVRRAMAGGYVGQTFFPRCI from the exons ATGATTAAGCTTTTTAAAGTAAAGGAAAAGCAGAGAGAACTTGCAGAAAATGCAAGTGGCGGACCACCTGTTAAGAAGCAAAGTGCTGGAGAGTTGCGTCTTCACaaag ATATAAGTGAGCTGAATCTACCAAAATCATGTACCATGCAATTCCCCAATGGCAAAGATGATCtgatgaactttgaagtttcaATTCGACCTGATGATGGATATTACTT AGGTGGcacatttttgttttcctttcaaGTGTCTCCCATCTATCCACACGAAGCACCAAAGGTTAAGTGTAAGACAAAG GTCTATCATCCAAATATTGACTTGGAAGGAAATGTTTGTCTCAACATCTTACGAGAAGATTGGAAACCTGTCCTTAATATAAACACTGTCATCTATGGCTTGTATCATCTTTTCACG GAACCAAATTACGAGGATCCACTGAATCACGATGCCGCTGCTGTGTTGAGAGAGAACCCAAAGATGTTTGAATCTAACGTGAGGAGGGCAATGGCTGGAGGGTATGTCGGGCAAACCTTTTTCCCACGCTGTATTTAG